TAATGTCATAGAGTACCACTTACTGTATGGATTTCAACAAAATTGATGAACAGATCAGGTTCTTTTCCAGCTTCGGTCTCACCTATGCATATGACAGCAGAGATCAAGTTCCGTTGATTCTTGTCTACAGAACAACTGTGTGTTTGACCCTTTTTTAAGATTGGCTATGTTTCATTGCTTATTGGAAGAAAAGCCTATCTCCATCAGCTTATGGAAATATGCCATAACTGCCGCACAAAAATACCTTCTTTATATCTTGTGCATCAGAAAACGatttttgcttttccttctGAAATTCTTATATATAGTTTAATCACATTTTGGTGCGCACTTTTTGATTCAACGTGAATGATTAAACTAATCAGCAATTTTTGAGGTTGCTAGGagatttgaagtttttttttatcagGAAATACATAGTAGCAGTGTCATTTTGTATCTCAGCTCATTAACTTGTACCCTGAGAATCTGAAATTTGGACTCCGAAGGATCATTGCTGTCACAAGTGACATATCTTTAACTTTGCTGTTTTCcaggaagaaattttggacgaAACTGATTTGAATGTCCATAACAAGTAAGTGATTCTAATTTTGATTGCTCTTGAAGTTTTGTCATCTGTTTTACAATTACACAGACGGATGATTTGAGGTTTATCTGCGGAACCAGAATGAGTTCTCTACCTTGGAAGAGAGCACCTTCGTCTCCTACAACAGCTTCAGTCACTCGAATTCAATGGAGAACTCCAGCttcatctcctttttcttcatATTATAACACTCCCGTGCTGCGCTCACCAGTCTTACCATATGTTCCATCTCCAGTTGTAAGACCTGTACTATATGCTTCTCCGGGAAGATCGATTTCGGGTTCTCCTTCACAATCAGGTTCTTTGTTCCCCGTTCGCAGCTCACCATCTTCCCAGCAGGTATGTCAAATTCAAAAGCTTACCTTTATTTCCTGAGTAGAAAAAGATTTTACCCTGCAACATCAATATTATAAATCCATAATCTCCTCTTCATCCTTCCCGTTGTCTCCATCCTCCCTCTTGAGCTCTCTCGTTTTTGTAACCAATATTGAGGAAATTAGGATGGCTTTTTTTCCCCGCCTTCTCTTTCTCTAAAAAAATGgaggaatttttgaaaattctgcTGTTACAGGCTTATTCATGTCTTAACAGGTGTCAAGAAACTCATACGAGAGGTTAAGGCCTGCAGGGAATTTTTCATAAACCCTCCAGGTCTCTGCGGGCACATCAGTTACTATTAGTTATTACCAGCCTACGGCCTACTAATTCTGGGGAAAGATATTGCTACGGCTGATCTAAATCTTGGTTCAGATATTATAATTCTGAAGGACGAAGCATGTTTCAAGATTAAGCCAAAATTGGAATCCAATTGGACCATGCAGTTATAAGTTATTTATGTCCATAGACCCTAATTTTGCTGCTTGCGAGTTGAAGGCAGGAGATCAAAAGAGACCTAAAATTTTACTATCTTCGTGTATTTCTGTTTAGACTAATTAGGGATGGTCCATGAGCTAATGCCgacaaaatttgacaaaaatatcTTCCCATTACAGATACTAATAACCTCAAACGAAAGCGTGAAATGACTGACTGCATATGAAACTGAAAAGAATATTTAAGGCAACAAACGCTACCGACAAGCCGACTAGGACAAAAGCATTGCCTCTCATTCATTTGGACAAAAAATATCTTCCTTCCTATAACAGATACTAATGACCTCAAGCGAAAatccaaccccccccccccccccttctccccaaaaaaaaaaaaaaaaaatgcctttCATCAATTTGGATAAGTAAGTTTCTCGACAAAAAGGAGAAGATAAAAGAGAGTGGATGAGAAACATCGACCAGCAAGCTGGGAAGtcatgaataaaattctcattggtGCTGAACCGCTGCCTCTCCACTGTCGAAGAACAGCATTATGGAATCAAAGAAACCCAATCCTCCACAGCAAAACTGTGAACCACGCAACTTTTCAGCTAAAAAGTTGGAGGCTACATGCAGAAGCAAAGGGCTTCAACAGGGCACCAGCTAATATGCTGCAGCAAAAAGATAGAGAGAATGCTGCAGCAAAAAGCCATAGAGGAAAAAATGGcaaggatgatgatgatgatgacaagATACCGGAGGTTGTGTGGGAGAGGATAATGTTCAGAATCTTGTTTTATGTTGGTGTTCCTTTGGTCACCGGGGTTGCCTTGCTGCAAGTTTTCAGCATAATGAAGGAGCAGAACTTGTGGGATGTGCCGATTTGGTTACCTTTCTTGACGACATTCTTCACCTTTGGCTCTTCGGCACTGGGGATAGCTTACGGGACTCTGTCCACGAGTTGGGATGCACAGAGAGAGGGCTCGTTTCTTGGTTTCGAAGAAGCTCAGAAGAATTGGGTGGAAATatggaaagaagaagaagaagaggagtgATCGGCATGAAAGGATTGCACATCACTGTTATCGCTATAAATCAATCCAGTATTACTGATTGGTGTATTCTTCGTCAATGAATGTTATAAGAACATAAAATCGTTTCATGTGAGTAAACAGATTGGATTATCCATATATGTGGCAAAAAGAACTGATCCTTGGTCCTACTATTTCTTTTAGCAATATAAAATCATATCCATTTAACATGAGCCCGCAAAATCAGGATTGTGTAGAATTTACGAGTGGAAATTACCCCAGTAAATTGCAGCCATGAGTGTTCCATTAACAAATCAAGCACCATTGAAAATTGAAATGCAGATTAAATGTGTTCCCCTAACCTAGCAGACAGACGAAGAACAGGGTGGCGAGTCACGGAAACCTGTTAACTGGGCCTCCGATTTTTCACCTGCTGGCTGGGCCTTTTCCATCTTTGCCATGGACTGGGCGAGTTTGCCTTAAGCACAAGTTGCGTATCACTCCTCTAATTTCACAGTTTGACACATTGTGAGCGTCAATTTTAAGGAAGTTAGTCTGGACCTTACTTGACCGGGTCCAAAAACAactttttacctttttttttttttggtttgaaaGGCCAATCCAAAATAACTGATATGGGTACTTACCATGTCACATGATTTATGGATGAGCGTACAACTCTACGCCTACCTCAGGCAAAACTTGGTTCAGACTTAGCACTATAGGagataaaaattatttgaatagcagattatttttaaaaaaaaaactaatcattttataatattttttatgatgtaatgTACTTAAAGTAATAaggtaattaaaaattatattttttatgcAAGCAAAATACTATTTACAATTGTGACGACCAACTGGTTTTCAGCTCTTGATAAGCATGGAAGAGTTGGCGTGGAAGCCTAATCAGAGGCTTTAGGATTGTCACGTGGTGGATCTGGTCGAcatccgttttttttttttttggaagaacaTTTGGAGGCTTTCATTCACGATGAATCTATGGTTACAGCATCACTGATAGTCCGGATAAGAAGCAGGGACGGTCCTCAGAATGTCCATTCTGCACAGTTTATGGTCAGGATTTGATCATAAAAAATTATATGATCCAAATCACGTCTTGTATCTCAATTTTCACAATATGTGTAAGGcctataaaattttatttttaagttataCATTATGCAAACAAAGTTTATCGTAtgcaaataaaattacataATGTACAAAATGCACGAAATCGCCATGAACCGTTCCTGTCCCTGGTAGTCTTGGGAAAGTCCATAAACCAAACTCTACCCCCCTCAAATGATAAAGACATTTTTGACATAATAATGTAATGTGGGCAGGAACATTATTAGCCGTACTCACGTGACTAATTCTGACATATTCAAAACTAGCTAACATTCAAGGATAGATTGATTCGGATATTTTTTGTGCGTAAATAGAGTCCAAAGTCTGTGGCGCTTGGGAAACTGTTACCCTTTGGGCAGCCATTCAAGTCATTAAGATTTGGGTCAAAAGGCGTTTTAGATTTGAGACCAATTACTAAAGGGGGCAATTATTTCTCAAGTTGAGAGAATTCGTATGAATGAATACTAGATgcattaagggataatttcagatacctcccttgaggtttctgacagtctcacTCTCCTCTCTTGtgatttcaaaaatatcacaaacctcccctgtcAGAATTTAGGTCCCATTTCTTACATCATTATGGCCAAAAAGACTTAAATACCCTCACAAGTCAACTAATATTTCGTGATTATCAGGACAAATACATTCCAACTCACGTAATTACTTTTTTCTACATTATATCTAATCTCCCTTTTACATGTATACATAGTCAAATAACTAATACTTAACATGatgtacattttttttaacatcTAACCATTTCAAATTTATGCGTACCATTACACTACCTTTTATAGATATACACAGTCAAGTAACTAACATCtaatataatgtatatatttgtaaactgaTTGTATCTCATAAATCACCCCGTGTAAGGTGTTTATAGACAAATTAGTATTAGTCATATAGATAAAATTACATACCCACTGCAGCTTGTAAGGAGATGCACAAGTGGGTCAAAGCACCAATAACCATTCCAAATGTATACATACTATTGCACTATGCATATTGTTGCGATGACTAATTGCAATATGCATGTGAACAAATAACTGCATGTTCAACAATTTCTATGCATAATACTTGGTCGGTAACACGGTGTACATTATTTCAAACAGATTGTACATTCactaaatatttatatacatgcTACTTATTGAATTAAACTACATCTCTACTTAAATATTTAATGCATTCTCATAAGTACTAATGGTTGATTTAATATGCAATTGGAACAAATAACCATCTAGTAAAAACTTTTGGTATAATATTATTGATGAATAACATATTgcatctgaaattatcccttttttctaatttattttttgtttttattagtttttattatttcaCTAATATAACTTGTACACTTACCTCATGGGCATTTATGGAAACAAAATTCCCTCTCTTTTTTAagaacacttttttatgttcaCTTTTGACATCATAGGCTGATTTTGTTACAAAATCCTAAACCTCAGGGGAGATTTGTGATATTTTGAAACCACAGGAGATGAGAgtgagactgtcagaaacctcaggggaggtttctgaaattatcccatgcATTCATTcaagggataatatcagaagCCTCTTTTAAGGTTCTCGTAATATCATTTGGTactcttgaaattttaaaaataacactTACCTGCTCTAGTAAATATAAAAAGACTATATTAACTCTCACTTGACACGTAATTTAtaacatatcaaataaatggagttcaaaaataaaaaaaaatgaaagtaactttcttcttttttcttttctccatcaTTCTTTTCTACTCATATCTTTTGGATGATTATgtgatattttatttgtaaattataataaattaatttttgtttattttttatttgtgtgATTGTGATAAAGTGGagtatgatttatttatttattttgagttgattttatAATGATTGGTATAGTTTAATGGTTTGATCAAGGGCTGAGAAGTTgttagaaaaaaatataaattcataagAAAATGACTTTGagcatataaaattaaattgatgtaagtgtatttattttcaaatatttttttatttttcaaatttatatttttatggggTATATCATTGTGATGTGGTAGTActgcaaaaaattatttttaaggtgatgattttcttgaaatgaacaaagtggtttagaaatatttttattaaacAAGTGAAAGGGTAGTttagaatttttaaaaattttggtacacaaataacaaaaagaaGAGATGTAagtaatatttgaaaaaaattttaggaGCGCCAAGTGACATTAAGAGACACCTCAGGGAGGTTTATGATATTATCCCTTAATTCAAATGCAAAGAGAAGTACTCGCGGACAGTAATAGAGAATCTTTCCGTCAGCATTATTGTCAAAAATCAAACGGAAGAATGAAGtcaaaaaatttatattaaagGAAAGTGATCATCAAACATTGAAAAAGATGTTGCGTCATCGTCCCACAATTCCTCTCGTCAAAATGATGGGACTGGGCGTTTCAGAAAAAAAGCATGCTACTAGTACTAGTTGATGGAAATATCAAAGAAGGGGAAAAGGAGTGGTAGGGTACCTGATGGTCAGACGGACCGGAAATGTTGCCGAGAAGAAAAATGATACTCCGCAAAAGCAATGCTGGGCCTGCATATTTTGATATTTGGACCAAATTATACTCCATGTCCTTTTCAagttttatcttttcaatttgtTCACTTGCTTCTAATAGTTTCGTATGGGGTTTGACGATTGCGTGGGTTATTCGTACATGATAATGATGATATTACCGCCCAGCCAGCAAGCAGGAATCGTTTCCCATTTTTTAATACAGCGCCATTCGAGACAGATGGACGATAGCGATAAAAATTAGGCTTCCTTTGGATTTGACGAATTGGAGGGAGGGAGATGCGAGCAAACAAATGACTAGTAGAAGGggtatggtttttttttttgtcatttgcaCTGCTATTAAAATTGATTTTCTAGGAGAGGATTGAAAGGTTAGAGGCTGAATGTCCTCCTGCTCTTTTACCTAACTTTTAAGTTTACTGCCTAATTCACGTACAACTTTTTCCTTTCACTCCCTTTGAGACGCTTGttattatttcctttttcttttcccctcaaAGCATTACATATGCAGAGACATACGCGCTTCTATTTTCCCAAATGATACAAAAGaaaaccatttttctttcatttcttctcaATCGGGTTAatatctttttcctttcttcttcttcttcttcgtaaAACCAGGAGAAATTCAGATTCAACAAAAATTAAAGAAGCTACAGGTGTTCCAGGGAGACAAGCGCTAAAAGGGATAATAAGACCATTAGCAATATTACCACATGATTGAAACTTCTTTGAACCTGGAAAGAAGGATCCAATAATCAGATAAACGAAAAACATAGCTAATAAAATGTGTTTAAAGTACGATTATCATCAACTTGAATTTACAGCGACTAACAACCAGACGTCGACCAAATTTTAGAGAATGGTTTGATTGTTATAGGAGAACATAAAGCAAAGAAACAGTTGTGGTTACAGCTGCAACCTTGTGGATCATATGGAGGAGTCggaaccaaaaaaaattttgaagataaAGATAGAGAAGTTGGGCAAATTGGGGAATATGCTAGAGCTTTCATGAAGGAGTATCGGAGCATACACACAAAAGATGGGGCATGCATCCATTAGAATCATGGCAAAAAGATGTGGATGGAGGAGCCTTCATGGAGGACGGAGCTGGAATGGGACTAGTGGTGAGGAACCACTGCAAGAGCAGCTGTGGCTGAGAGGATTCATTATAGGAGCTTTGGATGCGGAGCATGTAGAGTCTCTTACTTTTCTTAAAGCACTACTTACAGTTTAGCAAGAGATTTTGGAATAACACATTTTATTCCAGAGGGTGATACTTTAAGCATTGTACATAAGCTAAACAGCATTGACAGGGAGCTGTCTGTTCTTGGGAATTTGGTCCTTGACAGGAGATCAATAGTGTTGGAAATGTAACCATAGACTAGTAGCCCAAGCTTTGATGGCAACAACAGAGAATGTTTCGAGAGGCAGTCATTCATTCTTCTTTCTTCAGGATGATATCACCTTTCTATGGTTGTTCATTTCGTGGAAAACGAAGTGCCACCGGCTTAGTTAGGTCGCGTAGGACTAAAATTCCCGAGTGGGGTCCGTAGTTGAAAAAGTTGTGCAAAATACTCCTACTTGCCAAATGGGCGGACAAATTTGAATACCCTTCTAGCACTAAGCATATAGCGAAACATTTCGATTTGTATGGTTGTCCATTGTACGAGAATCGACAGAATTGTCCTTGCATGGATGATATGGAACTATGGAAGATGAATATACAAAATATCCCACAATCAACCAAAaccaacaataaataaataaataaataaaccaaaGCCAACACGGTATTCaaccaaaaaaattattagcaACTAGATCATCATTGAAAGCATCACCTACTGTACATTGTACGAAACAGCCCTCTCTTCTTGACTTTCTCCAATACCACTGCGTACTAACAATAATTATCCTTAGGATTGacacccaaaaataaaaaatatatatatataaaagacgAAACTGGCACTGCCGGCGTCTTATGGGAGATGCTTGCATGATCCAAGACTCCGAATTTCATCTAATCCTTGGAAGTTAGCATATGACGCAAGAATTTGGATCCTCCTCCGCACTCCTGGCGTAGTATGCCGGCGCTGTTGGCTGGTAATGATGGTACTGATACGGCATCGGTGGCTGGTAGTTTTGGTGATAGGCCGGTAGGTAATGTTGCTGATAAGCCGGGTAGGCTTTTACGGCATCACCTTTTGATTCGTTCTTCTTGTtatctccaccaccaccacctcctcctccctTCTTTTCGTCCCCTCCCTTTTTGGGGTCATCTTTCTTTTGTGACTCGTCCTTCTTCTTCTCCGGCTCTTTTGCTGGTCCAACAGACACTATATCAGTGTAACAGAGCTTCCTTAATTTGGAAACTATTTTGACTGCATCAATGTCACCGACTACAGTCAGTTTCTTGTCCTTGTTATCTATTGCAACTGATTCAATCCCTGTGGAAGATTAGTTTGGACCAAATTAATACACAGTTTTGATGAAATCTGGGGGGATATATGGATGGACCCTTTCATTGAAATCTAGTACTGGTACTAGAATGAAAGGAATCAAAGGATAGCTTGCACAATATGTATACATACCTACGAGGCCAGACACCTTTTGCATGACTTTTTGTTTCACTTTGTCATCAGAAAATTCCAATTTCAACACCACTTTCTGTCATAAAGCCAGGATGAGAAAAGCATCAGAACACACATATTAGCTTAAACAGTTTATAGAGGGATTCAAGACAACTCGTGAGgctaaaagcaaaaagaaaaaatatagtGGAAAAGGTAAACAACTTTTTAAGCGTCCGCAGGTTTTTGTTCAAGAATCAGAATCTTTTCATGTTAATACTACTACTATTACCGCTAAAAGAAGCACCAGAAAATAATATGCTTCCGTACTACTATTGCGATTATAAAACGGGTAAGCACGCAAATATGATTAAGAACGAGTAGTCAAGCTCAACGGGAAACGGATTTATGATGAGAGAATTGAGAGAGCTGCCTAACCTTCATTTTCTCTGGGCAAAGCTGGGGAGAGCTGCGGTTGGAGGCTTAAATTAAGCGAGACAGAGGAAGGGAATATTCAGCTTTTGTAGCCCGTAGATAGAGAAATCcaaggaaaataaaagaggaaagaagacgagaaaggaaaaaaggaaagaaagagagagagaggagttTATTTTGGGCGGTGTTTCGTCCcgcttcagctgccttctaagTCTTGAACCCAATTTATAGCACCAGACCAGACCACTGCCACGAGTAACTTAGAACCGACGACTAGTAAAGTCGCGGGTGCGGATGGATTGCTGCTAATGGCCCTGAAAATAAAGGAGTGCGAGGCCCCCGAGTCAAAGTACTAGTCAAGGTGGCTTTGCAGTTTGCTAATCTTAGTCAAGATTGTCTCCCAACAGAGAGAGGAAGGGTAAAGCCGTAAAGTTGAGCGTATTTTTCAAGCACTACGTCATGCGACTCACAGTCTCATGCCTCAGACAAAGCCAATTGTGCTAAAAAAAGCGACATCGTTTTTCACGGGGCTGCCACTATATATGGTGCATTTTCCCGGAACTAACGGGCGGACCACCACGCCATGCCGGATCCAATCTCCGTCCCTGCGTCGTGTTATTAATTAGGATTATTTTTTATTACTACTGCTCCAACGAAAATCGGTCTGAACAAATTTgtgcaaaatgcacaaaaagtAATATTATATGCATACGATATGACTTACTTTTAATAACGTGTaactataaaataaaattttataaactCCATTTATAATGTGAAACGATATACAATTATTTTTGATCGAGTATTAGCCAGGAACCTTTCGGACGGTTGCTGCCCCtcctcacatatatatatatatataactctaAAGAGAATAGGGCCGGTTCTTGCTTTAAACTATTTTGGACGGCGTGAGTTAAGTGCTaacgccttttttttttttttttttttgtggtgagGAAACAGCGAGCTGTGTCAATCAATTGGCATTTCTATCCGAAAGTAAACTTTTTAAAACCACTAGGACGATCTAACATCAATTGATGATCTTTCTTGTGCTGATATGTTTGAACCGGAACCGGAACCACGATTTGTCAAAACCAAAATTAGAACCAACTTCGATAAATTTGAAGATTCGGTTTAGGTTCATCAAAAATCAAGATTGAAATTGGACTTGACGCATTTAGACTGGCTCCAACCGTCTCTATCCAACTATATTGGTACAttaagccatttttctttttttcgttcCAATTTCAATGAGAAATTTATgtatatttcattttatttaaaaCGTTCACTAAATGTAAGGTATTTTTTGCATGAGATttgcattatttttcttttccttgtcaaCTATTAATACAATAAAcgtcttatttttcttttacatttatttattcttttaacACTCCcttattctaaattttttgcTACATTTTGTTGAAATCAATTTTGGCAACCAAAAGTGATCAAATGTAACGAGAAGTAATCGGAACCATAATTGAGAGCAACCGAAATAAAAAATTGCAAGTTTTAGAACTGTAATCGTAACAATTCCTATCGAGGCGATAGATTATAAGGACTTGCTCACCCCTCTTCCTAATATAGAGTAGGTGATGGATTGCAGGCGACCAAAATAGCTGTTTTAAAGGGCTTTCAATAAGCCAATAAAAGTCAAATTGTAAGAGCCAATAGACCCCTTGTATTGCATCggggaaaaaaatagaaagaataaGAGGAAGACTGATCAAATTCAAATAAGAGGGGGCCAACGTGCTGATGGAACAAAATTT
This portion of the Coffea arabica cultivar ET-39 chromosome 2e, Coffea Arabica ET-39 HiFi, whole genome shotgun sequence genome encodes:
- the LOC113730004 gene encoding uncharacterized protein PAM68-like, producing MNKILIGAEPLPLHCRRTALWNQRNPILHSKTVNHATFQLKSWRLHAEAKGFNRAPANMLQQKDRENAAAKSHRGKNGKDDDDDDKIPEVVWERIMFRILFYVGVPLVTGVALLQVFSIMKEQNLWDVPIWLPFLTTFFTFGSSALGIAYGTLSTSWDAQREGSFLGFEEAQKNWVEIWKEEEEEE
- the LOC113730005 gene encoding uncharacterized protein, which encodes MKKVVLKLEFSDDKVKQKVMQKVSGLVGIESVAIDNKDKKLTVVGDIDAVKIVSKLRKLCYTDIVSVGPAKEPEKKKDESQKKDDPKKGGDEKKGGGGGGGGDNKKNESKGDAVKAYPAYQQHYLPAYHQNYQPPMPYQYHHYQPTAPAYYARSAEEDPNSCVIC